A section of the Acidobacterium capsulatum ATCC 51196 genome encodes:
- the trxB gene encoding thioredoxin-disulfide reductase produces METGRIDKPMTEAIFDTVILGSGCAGLTAAIYTARANLNPLVLEGHEPGGQLSITTLVENFPGWPEGIQGPELIDNMRKQASRFGAQFRLGHLVKADLSKRPFVLDLGREVIHARTLIIASGASARWLGLPSEQALIGHGVSSCATCDGFFFSGKEIAVVGGGDSAMEEALFLTRFATKVTLLHRRDHFRASRIMLERAMAHPKIEFRTNVSVEEVLGVEEKDVRGVRLRDTVTGEESELAISGLFLGIGHEPNAGMFAGQIDLDDDGYIRTHDQVHTRVPGVYACGDVQDRRYRQAITAAGSGCMAALEVEKFLEEHGR; encoded by the coding sequence ATGGAAACAGGTAGAATTGATAAGCCCATGACGGAAGCCATCTTCGATACAGTCATCCTCGGTTCCGGCTGCGCCGGTCTGACCGCTGCCATCTACACCGCCCGCGCCAACCTGAACCCCCTCGTGCTGGAGGGCCATGAGCCCGGCGGCCAGCTCTCCATCACCACGCTGGTTGAAAACTTCCCCGGCTGGCCCGAAGGCATTCAGGGCCCCGAGCTGATCGATAACATGCGCAAGCAGGCCTCCCGCTTCGGAGCACAGTTCCGCCTCGGCCATCTCGTCAAGGCCGATCTCAGCAAGCGGCCCTTCGTGCTCGACCTCGGTCGCGAAGTCATCCACGCGCGCACGCTCATCATCGCCAGCGGAGCCTCGGCCCGTTGGCTCGGTCTGCCCTCCGAGCAGGCGCTCATCGGCCACGGCGTCAGCTCCTGCGCCACCTGCGACGGCTTCTTCTTCTCCGGAAAAGAAATCGCGGTGGTCGGCGGCGGCGACTCCGCCATGGAAGAAGCGCTCTTCCTCACCCGCTTCGCCACCAAGGTCACCCTGCTCCATCGCCGCGACCACTTCCGCGCCTCGCGCATCATGCTCGAGCGCGCCATGGCCCACCCCAAGATCGAGTTCCGCACCAATGTGTCCGTGGAAGAGGTGCTCGGCGTCGAAGAGAAGGATGTCCGCGGAGTCCGCCTGCGTGACACCGTCACCGGCGAGGAGTCCGAGCTCGCCATCAGCGGCCTCTTCCTCGGCATCGGTCACGAGCCCAACGCCGGCATGTTCGCCGGCCAGATCGATCTCGACGACGACGGCTACATCCGCACCCACGACCAGGTCCACACCCGCGTCCCCGGCGTCTACGCCTGCGGCGACGTGCAGGACCGCCGTTACCGTCAGGCCATCACCGCCGCCGGCTCCGGCTGCATGGCCGCGCTCGAAGTCGAAAAGTTCCTCGAAGAGCACGGCCGCTAA
- a CDS encoding c-type cytochrome has protein sequence MKLLLVMFACMLPVLGFGPVQQSPAAGTQSAPAVPGADVVNPVKPTAASQAEAKKIYSWDCAMCHGDNGNGKGDLAVSEKLTLPDYREAAALKGVTDGQMFYAIRHGLGQMPPEDPQRANDETVWNLVIYLRSLSKPPAP, from the coding sequence ATGAAACTCCTGTTGGTGATGTTTGCATGCATGCTGCCGGTGCTGGGCTTTGGGCCGGTGCAACAGAGTCCGGCGGCGGGCACCCAGAGCGCTCCGGCGGTGCCGGGCGCGGACGTAGTGAATCCCGTAAAGCCGACGGCGGCCTCGCAGGCCGAAGCGAAGAAGATCTATAGCTGGGACTGCGCGATGTGCCACGGCGATAACGGCAACGGGAAGGGCGACCTGGCGGTGTCAGAGAAGCTGACGCTGCCGGATTACCGCGAGGCGGCGGCGCTCAAGGGAGTGACGGATGGGCAGATGTTCTATGCGATTCGTCATGGGCTGGGGCAGATGCCGCCGGAAGACCCGCAGCGCGCCAATGATGAGACGGTGTGGAACCTGGTGATCTATCTGCGGTCGCTCTCGAAGCCACCTGCGCCGTAA
- the queD gene encoding 6-carboxytetrahydropterin synthase QueD has translation MYEVTVERGFSSGHYLRNYKGKCENPHGHNYKVKITLQGKELDAAGLLLDFKDLKHVMRPVIDRLDHQMINDLEPFTQINPSAENLARYFYDETNKQLAEMTGSRVRVKDCTIYETDTTTATYYE, from the coding sequence ATGTACGAAGTAACCGTTGAGCGCGGCTTTTCCTCCGGGCACTACCTGCGCAACTACAAGGGCAAGTGCGAAAACCCGCACGGCCATAATTACAAGGTAAAGATCACGCTGCAGGGCAAGGAACTCGATGCGGCCGGGCTTCTGCTCGACTTCAAAGACCTCAAGCACGTCATGCGCCCGGTCATCGACCGGCTCGATCACCAGATGATCAACGATCTTGAGCCATTCACTCAGATCAACCCTTCGGCCGAAAATCTGGCTCGCTATTTCTACGACGAAACCAACAAGCAACTGGCCGAGATGACCGGCAGCCGGGTCCGCGTAAAAGACTGCACCATCTACGAGACCGACACCACCACCGCGACCTACTACGAATAG
- a CDS encoding IPT/TIG domain-containing protein produces MRKSMMVFGLLWVAAVLGGGCRAWAGGPHWYGGSAYFDPAVMGQPIVWKNGQITYYTDQGNLSATVSQTQANSMVAAAAAVWSGVKTAAVSIGRGGSLAEDVSGTNVYQGSNGLVEPADIQASDTAVPVAVVYDADGSVINAIYGPGASATNDCQNDGVMTIVDGFSTTGYITHAVMLVNGLCTANSTEMANLQYQMIRSFGRILGLDWSDANEAMFVNDQITSDGLAGWPILHPVEHLCSGTNGACMTNETTLRYDDIASLNRTYPVTAANHAMYASKTLTASATFSVQGTIRFRRGQGMQGVNVVLRPLVSGQPILLYTVTAVSGASYVGDAGNPVDGNEDASGNPLNRFGSDDQTLEGYYDLSGVPLPPGMSSSDYELSFEAINPNYVAEYSVGPYVTGQVTPSGTMPVITLPGVQAGIQLEEDVTISDSADELHSGDDGTEQAPLTVSSTGQWTGRLCCYGHTSWFQWWARANREFTVEVQALDDAGANTENKLQPVIGLWNGNAVLGTSPVTGTLQPFNGAVAGLTTLSAVSTAGSSIRLGIADARGDGRPDYAYRGRVIYADTVSPARLPATGGPIVIRGMGFSPNMTVTVNGVAAQVTAVTPNEIDAVAPPSNGTVGTVLLDVEDPVTLGVASIGDGLAYDAQNGDGLTILAAPSGVVPMNVPESFTVRALGPNLTPAAGIPVTFSVTEGNAALGCGATSCQVTTAADGTATIAVTANSTALAQVTAALASGADVLAEFTGSAPNSIYALTPNLYVAIGGTTTWSPSALVLENSQPAAGAGVLWQTTSSGVSMTSQAVSDSNSNGVATGKLTVGPLNAAAGGTVQACVVGNGSCTAFNIVPVHVETAAMEPVSGTSQSIDETATLAPAVLEVTDAIGHPMAGAVVTFHETEFAWAPTCAGDSVCPSPHILSQQTVQAISASDGTVSLTPMPNNGQAVKLVVQATVGASAEYDFELAQNPPVNP; encoded by the coding sequence ATGCGAAAGAGCATGATGGTTTTTGGCCTGCTGTGGGTGGCTGCCGTGCTGGGTGGCGGATGCCGCGCCTGGGCGGGCGGGCCGCACTGGTATGGCGGGTCGGCGTATTTTGACCCGGCGGTGATGGGCCAGCCGATTGTCTGGAAGAACGGCCAGATCACGTATTACACCGACCAGGGAAATTTGAGCGCGACGGTGAGCCAGACGCAGGCCAATTCCATGGTGGCGGCGGCGGCGGCGGTGTGGAGCGGCGTGAAGACGGCCGCGGTTTCCATCGGGCGCGGCGGCAGCCTGGCCGAGGATGTGAGCGGCACCAACGTCTACCAGGGCAGCAACGGGCTGGTGGAGCCGGCCGATATTCAGGCGAGCGATACGGCGGTTCCGGTGGCGGTGGTGTATGACGCCGACGGTTCGGTGATCAATGCGATCTATGGGCCGGGCGCGAGCGCGACGAATGATTGCCAGAACGATGGCGTGATGACGATTGTGGACGGCTTCTCAACGACGGGCTACATCACGCACGCGGTGATGCTGGTGAACGGCCTTTGCACGGCCAACAGCACGGAGATGGCGAATCTGCAGTACCAGATGATTCGCAGCTTCGGGCGGATTCTGGGGCTGGACTGGTCGGACGCAAACGAAGCGATGTTTGTGAACGACCAGATCACCTCAGATGGATTGGCGGGCTGGCCCATCCTGCATCCGGTGGAGCATTTGTGTTCGGGCACGAACGGCGCGTGCATGACAAACGAGACGACGCTGCGCTATGACGACATTGCTTCGTTGAACCGGACGTATCCGGTGACGGCGGCGAATCATGCGATGTATGCGAGCAAGACGCTGACGGCTTCGGCGACCTTCTCAGTGCAGGGGACGATTCGCTTTCGGCGCGGACAGGGGATGCAGGGCGTGAATGTGGTGCTGCGTCCGCTGGTGAGCGGGCAGCCGATTTTGCTGTACACGGTGACGGCCGTGAGCGGGGCAAGCTATGTGGGGGATGCCGGGAATCCGGTGGATGGGAATGAGGATGCGAGCGGGAATCCGCTGAACCGCTTTGGCAGCGACGACCAGACGCTGGAGGGCTATTACGATTTGAGCGGCGTGCCGCTGCCGCCGGGGATGAGCTCTTCAGATTACGAATTGAGCTTTGAGGCGATTAATCCAAACTACGTGGCGGAGTATTCGGTGGGGCCTTATGTGACGGGCCAGGTGACGCCCTCGGGCACGATGCCGGTGATTACGCTGCCGGGCGTGCAGGCGGGCATACAGCTCGAAGAGGATGTGACGATCAGTGATTCGGCCGATGAGTTGCACAGCGGGGATGATGGCACGGAGCAAGCGCCGCTGACGGTTTCTTCGACAGGACAGTGGACGGGCCGCTTGTGCTGCTACGGGCATACGTCATGGTTTCAATGGTGGGCGCGGGCGAATCGTGAGTTCACGGTAGAGGTGCAGGCTCTGGATGACGCTGGTGCGAATACGGAGAACAAGCTGCAGCCGGTGATCGGGCTTTGGAATGGCAACGCGGTACTGGGAACGTCTCCGGTGACGGGAACGCTGCAGCCGTTTAACGGTGCAGTGGCGGGGCTGACGACACTCTCGGCAGTGAGCACGGCGGGCAGCAGCATTCGGTTGGGGATTGCGGATGCGCGCGGGGATGGACGGCCTGACTATGCGTATCGCGGACGGGTGATTTATGCAGACACGGTGAGCCCGGCACGGCTGCCAGCGACGGGCGGGCCGATTGTGATTCGGGGGATGGGATTTTCGCCCAACATGACGGTCACGGTGAATGGCGTCGCCGCGCAGGTGACGGCAGTGACACCGAATGAGATTGATGCCGTGGCTCCGCCATCCAATGGCACGGTAGGCACGGTGCTGCTGGATGTGGAGGATCCGGTGACGCTGGGCGTGGCATCGATCGGGGATGGTTTGGCCTACGATGCGCAGAATGGCGATGGGCTGACGATTTTAGCTGCGCCCTCGGGCGTGGTGCCGATGAACGTGCCGGAATCATTTACGGTTCGCGCGCTGGGACCGAACCTGACGCCAGCTGCGGGAATTCCTGTAACTTTTTCAGTTACAGAAGGGAATGCCGCGCTGGGTTGCGGCGCGACATCGTGCCAGGTGACGACGGCGGCGGATGGAACGGCGACGATTGCGGTGACGGCGAATTCGACGGCGCTGGCGCAAGTGACGGCAGCTCTGGCGAGTGGAGCGGATGTGCTGGCCGAGTTTACGGGGTCGGCTCCGAATTCGATTTATGCGCTAACGCCGAATCTGTATGTGGCGATTGGCGGCACGACGACGTGGTCTCCCTCTGCGCTGGTGCTTGAGAACAGTCAGCCGGCGGCGGGCGCTGGTGTCTTGTGGCAGACGACGAGCAGCGGCGTCTCAATGACTTCGCAGGCAGTCTCAGACTCGAACAGCAACGGCGTGGCTACGGGAAAGTTGACGGTGGGGCCGTTGAATGCCGCCGCGGGCGGGACGGTGCAGGCGTGCGTGGTGGGGAACGGAAGCTGCACGGCTTTTAACATTGTGCCGGTGCATGTGGAGACGGCCGCGATGGAGCCGGTCTCGGGCACGAGCCAGAGCATCGATGAGACCGCGACCCTGGCTCCGGCGGTGCTGGAGGTTACGGATGCGATCGGGCATCCGATGGCGGGAGCGGTGGTGACGTTTCATGAGACGGAGTTTGCGTGGGCACCGACTTGTGCCGGAGACAGCGTGTGTCCGTCGCCGCACATTCTGAGCCAGCAAACGGTGCAGGCTATTTCTGCAAGCGATGGGACGGTGAGCCTGACTCCGATGCCGAACAACGGGCAGGCGGTGAAGCTGGTGGTGCAGGCGACGGTGGGGGCCAGCGCGGAGTACGACTTTGAGCTGGCGCAGAATCCGCCAGTGAATCCGTGA
- a CDS encoding allantoinase: protein MANLTLVYGLRLLPEDEIESIGDAPIQLKNGNSARVTMHYLEGSREQIEAQLRQSIDAFFDFFPEI from the coding sequence ATGGCTAACCTGACGCTTGTGTATGGACTGCGGCTTTTGCCGGAAGATGAGATTGAATCGATTGGCGATGCGCCGATCCAACTGAAGAACGGGAATAGCGCGCGCGTGACGATGCATTATCTGGAAGGCTCGCGCGAGCAGATCGAAGCGCAGTTGCGGCAGAGCATCGATGCGTTTTTTGATTTTTTCCCGGAGATTTAG
- the hemG gene encoding protoporphyrinogen oxidase has protein sequence MKHTVILGGGITGLTAAYILRQRAGGAMRVTLLESGQRLGGKIATAEENGFLMEGGPDSFLARKRVTMEICRELGLEEQLMPTAPGERTTYVWSGGKLHPLPMGVTPMLRSKLISWPGKLRMGAEALIPPRSVEEDESLASFVGRRFGREALDKLAAPLMAGIYSADATRLSMQSTFAMLPAMEKKHGSVLRGWLRSKQTHKNSGAGAGTMFLTLRGGMRQLVEALTAELPREDVRMDCPALAVLPKDGKYEVVLRGGDSLLADDVILATPAAVSARLLDLLDPQLAARLRMVRYVSTATVSLGFRESDLAAMPKGFGFVVPRQEGRKITACTWSSMKFAGRAPEGHLLLRVFLGGAGAEHVAEQDGAALVEAARQELRRTMGIAAEPVTARVYRWEKGTPQYEVGHAERVAEIEALAHGHRGLFLAGAAYHGAGVPDCMQNALDIAGRLAAQYGMSAALAWNAVREQGTVTERK, from the coding sequence ATGAAGCACACGGTCATTCTCGGCGGCGGCATCACGGGGCTTACCGCCGCCTACATTTTGCGGCAGCGCGCGGGCGGGGCCATGCGAGTCACACTGCTGGAGAGTGGCCAGCGGCTGGGCGGAAAGATTGCCACGGCAGAAGAAAACGGCTTCCTGATGGAGGGCGGTCCGGATTCTTTTCTGGCGCGCAAGCGCGTCACGATGGAGATTTGCCGCGAGCTGGGGCTGGAAGAGCAATTGATGCCGACCGCTCCTGGCGAGCGCACCACGTATGTGTGGAGCGGCGGCAAGCTGCATCCTTTGCCGATGGGCGTGACGCCGATGCTGCGCTCAAAGCTGATTTCCTGGCCCGGCAAACTGCGCATGGGAGCCGAGGCGCTGATTCCGCCGCGCAGTGTGGAAGAGGATGAGAGCCTCGCCAGCTTTGTGGGGCGGCGCTTCGGCCGGGAAGCCCTGGACAAGCTGGCGGCTCCGCTGATGGCTGGAATTTATTCGGCGGACGCAACCCGGCTGAGCATGCAGAGCACCTTTGCCATGCTGCCCGCCATGGAAAAGAAGCATGGCAGCGTGCTGCGCGGATGGTTGCGGAGCAAACAAACCCATAAGAATAGCGGGGCTGGAGCGGGGACGATGTTCCTGACCCTGCGCGGCGGCATGCGGCAACTGGTGGAGGCGCTGACGGCAGAGCTGCCGCGGGAAGACGTGCGGATGGACTGTCCTGCGCTGGCCGTGCTGCCGAAGGACGGCAAGTATGAGGTTGTGCTGCGCGGCGGCGACAGCCTGCTGGCCGACGATGTGATTCTGGCGACCCCGGCCGCGGTGAGCGCGCGGCTGCTTGATCTGCTGGACCCGCAACTGGCGGCGCGGCTGCGCATGGTGCGCTATGTTTCGACCGCGACCGTGTCGCTGGGCTTTCGGGAGAGCGATCTGGCTGCGATGCCCAAGGGCTTTGGGTTTGTGGTGCCCCGGCAGGAGGGGCGGAAGATTACGGCCTGCACCTGGTCATCGATGAAGTTTGCCGGGCGCGCGCCGGAGGGGCATCTGCTGCTGCGGGTGTTTCTGGGCGGCGCGGGCGCGGAGCATGTGGCGGAGCAGGACGGTGCGGCGCTCGTGGAAGCGGCACGGCAGGAACTGCGCCGGACCATGGGGATTGCCGCGGAGCCGGTGACGGCGCGTGTCTACCGGTGGGAAAAGGGAACTCCGCAGTATGAAGTGGGTCACGCCGAGCGCGTGGCCGAGATCGAGGCGCTGGCGCATGGGCATCGGGGCCTGTTTCTGGCCGGTGCGGCCTACCATGGCGCGGGCGTGCCGGATTGCATGCAGAACGCGCTGGACATTGCCGGGAGGCTCGCCGCGCAGTATGGGATGAGCGCCGCGCTGGCTTGGAACGCGGTGCGGGAGCAAGGAACAGTTACAGAGAGGAAATAG
- a CDS encoding radical SAM protein codes for MRLIEIYKSVQGESSFAGRPCIFVRLAGCNLRCSWCDSEYTFTGGEAFSDDEILARIEALAPVRLVEFTGGEPLLQAKQLIPFMERLLAAGYELMIETSGERPLREVPAAVHKIVDVKCPGSGEAGKFLMENLEFLTPRDEVKFVIADRADYEFAREFLRAHALDRKAGQILLSPTFSKTPTPERSTSNATLDPRLLVEWMLEDGLPARLSLQIHKYIWEPQKKGV; via the coding sequence TTGCGTCTGATTGAGATCTACAAATCGGTCCAGGGAGAGTCGTCCTTCGCCGGTCGGCCATGCATCTTCGTGCGGCTGGCGGGCTGCAATCTGCGCTGCTCCTGGTGCGACTCCGAATACACCTTCACCGGTGGCGAGGCTTTCTCTGACGACGAAATCCTCGCGCGCATCGAGGCCCTCGCCCCGGTGCGTTTGGTCGAGTTCACCGGCGGCGAACCCCTCCTCCAGGCAAAGCAGTTGATTCCCTTTATGGAGCGGCTGCTCGCGGCCGGCTACGAGTTGATGATCGAGACCAGCGGCGAACGCCCGCTACGCGAGGTGCCCGCGGCCGTCCACAAGATTGTCGATGTGAAGTGTCCCGGCTCAGGCGAAGCCGGCAAATTCCTGATGGAGAATCTGGAATTCCTCACCCCGCGCGACGAGGTGAAGTTTGTCATCGCCGATCGCGCGGACTACGAGTTTGCGCGCGAATTCCTCCGCGCCCATGCGCTCGACCGGAAGGCCGGGCAGATTCTGCTCTCGCCCACCTTTTCCAAAACGCCCACCCCTGAGCGAAGCACCAGCAACGCAACCCTCGACCCGCGTCTGCTCGTCGAGTGGATGCTAGAAGACGGCCTCCCGGCCCGCCTCAGCCTGCAGATTCACAAGTACATCTGGGAACCGCAGAAAAAGGGCGTCTGA
- a CDS encoding heavy metal translocating P-type ATPase produces the protein MESYRQRILVAVPALAIAAALLLRYGFHARSLMVSIPLWIAIVSCGVPLIFELLRQVWKRQFGADFLAGLSIATAVVMGELLVAVIIILMLTGGEALESFATRRASSVLHALAKRMPNLAHRVVDGRTADIAVAEIAVGDHLVVYPHEICPVDGVVLDGTGSMDESFLTGEPFRMRKTKGSQVISGALNEDAVLTIVAEKPAADSRYARIMQVMREAEENPPAMRRLADQLGGIYTPVALGIAALAWGASGHAERFLAVLVIATPCPLLLAIPVAIIGAISLAARRGVVIRKPAILEQMSRVRVMFFDKTGTLTHGEPTVTAVKGLNGFEPDEVLALSAALERYSKHPLASAILQAAEEHHVAPLTVADISERPGEGLKGDVQGRRVLVTGRRKLPPALKAELPEESAGMECVVLVDGKVCGVMHFHDRPRKDSRSFVQHLGPKHHVETLMILTGDRDSEARHLAEVVGIEDIRANLAPEEKLELVREATRKATTLFLGDGINDAPAMMAATVGVALGQGSDIVADAAGAVILESSLGKVDELLHIGERMRRIALESAVGGMALSAVGMVLAATGHLSPIAGAISQEAIDLLAVLNALRTSLPRGALQDY, from the coding sequence TTGGAGAGCTATCGACAGCGGATTCTGGTGGCGGTGCCGGCGCTGGCGATTGCGGCGGCGCTGCTGCTGCGGTATGGGTTTCATGCCCGGAGCCTGATGGTTTCGATTCCGTTGTGGATTGCGATTGTGAGCTGCGGTGTGCCGCTGATTTTTGAGCTGTTGCGGCAGGTGTGGAAGCGGCAGTTTGGCGCGGATTTTCTGGCGGGGCTCTCGATTGCCACGGCGGTGGTGATGGGAGAGCTGCTGGTTGCGGTGATCATCATTCTGATGCTGACGGGTGGCGAGGCGCTGGAGTCGTTTGCCACGCGGCGGGCCTCGTCAGTGCTGCATGCGCTGGCCAAGCGGATGCCGAACCTGGCGCACCGGGTGGTGGACGGCCGGACGGCGGATATTGCCGTGGCGGAGATTGCGGTGGGCGATCACCTGGTGGTGTATCCGCATGAGATTTGCCCGGTGGATGGGGTGGTTCTGGACGGCACGGGCAGCATGGACGAGTCGTTTTTGACGGGCGAGCCTTTTCGCATGCGCAAGACGAAGGGTTCGCAGGTGATCTCTGGCGCGTTGAATGAAGACGCGGTGCTGACGATTGTGGCGGAGAAGCCGGCGGCGGATTCGCGGTATGCGCGGATTATGCAGGTGATGCGGGAGGCGGAGGAGAATCCGCCGGCGATGCGGCGGCTGGCCGATCAACTGGGCGGGATTTATACGCCGGTGGCGCTGGGGATTGCGGCGCTGGCGTGGGGTGCGAGCGGCCACGCGGAGCGCTTTCTGGCGGTTCTGGTGATTGCGACGCCGTGCCCTCTGCTGCTGGCGATTCCGGTGGCGATTATTGGCGCGATCTCACTGGCGGCGCGGCGGGGCGTGGTGATCAGGAAGCCGGCCATTCTGGAGCAGATGAGCCGCGTGCGGGTGATGTTCTTTGACAAGACGGGAACCTTGACGCACGGCGAGCCGACGGTGACCGCAGTGAAGGGACTGAACGGATTTGAGCCGGACGAGGTGCTTGCGCTGAGCGCGGCGCTGGAGCGGTACTCGAAGCATCCGCTGGCCTCGGCGATTTTGCAGGCGGCGGAGGAGCACCATGTTGCTCCGCTGACGGTGGCCGACATCAGCGAGCGGCCGGGAGAGGGATTAAAAGGCGATGTGCAGGGGCGGCGCGTGCTGGTGACCGGACGGCGCAAGCTGCCGCCCGCGCTCAAGGCGGAACTGCCGGAGGAGAGCGCGGGCATGGAATGCGTGGTGCTGGTGGATGGGAAGGTGTGCGGCGTGATGCACTTTCATGACCGGCCGAGGAAAGACAGCCGCTCGTTTGTGCAGCATCTGGGGCCGAAGCACCACGTAGAGACACTGATGATTTTGACAGGAGACCGCGACAGCGAAGCCCGGCACCTGGCGGAGGTGGTGGGGATTGAGGATATTCGCGCGAATCTTGCGCCGGAAGAGAAGCTGGAACTGGTGCGGGAGGCGACGCGGAAGGCGACGACGCTGTTTCTGGGCGACGGGATCAATGACGCTCCGGCGATGATGGCGGCGACGGTGGGCGTGGCGCTGGGGCAGGGCAGCGATATTGTGGCCGATGCGGCGGGGGCGGTGATTCTGGAATCGTCGCTGGGCAAGGTGGACGAGCTGCTGCACATTGGGGAGCGGATGCGGCGGATTGCGCTCGAGAGCGCGGTAGGCGGAATGGCGCTGAGCGCCGTGGGGATGGTGCTGGCGGCAACGGGACATCTGTCTCCGATTGCCGGAGCGATCAGCCAGGAGGCGATTGATCTGCTGGCGGTGCTGAATGCGCTACGCACCTCACTGCCACGGGGAGCCCTGCAGGATTATTGA
- a CDS encoding TIGR04053 family radical SAM/SPASM domain-containing protein has protein sequence MITAAGPNAHPHSGKPLDYTQNPMIVYWEMTQACPLACRHCRAEAVTMPHPCELNYDESRDLLRQIAAFGDPKPHLILTGGDPLQRLDLFSLIDEARDLGISVSITPAASKNLTLEKQRELKEHGIDSLGLSLDGSTAERHDAVRCVEGCFEQTLRALRDAATAGFPVQVNTLVSEETVDDLPAVYELLKQHEVMRWSLFFLIAVGRGRTLQPISAQHGENLMRWIYDISRKAPFAIKTTEAPSYRRVALEEMRANGMHAEEVHRTPVARGFGIRDGHGIVFVSNQGDIYPAGFLPLAAGNVRRNQLSFVYRHAPVFRDLHAPERFRGKCGRCEYRGLCGGSRARAFAYTGDPLASDPFCPYQPAHEPVALLHA, from the coding sequence ATGATTACAGCCGCAGGGCCTAACGCACATCCGCACAGCGGGAAGCCGCTCGATTACACGCAGAACCCGATGATTGTGTATTGGGAGATGACGCAGGCCTGTCCGCTGGCGTGCCGGCATTGCCGTGCCGAGGCGGTGACCATGCCGCACCCCTGCGAGTTGAACTATGACGAGAGCCGCGATCTGCTGCGCCAGATTGCCGCGTTCGGCGACCCGAAGCCGCACCTGATTCTGACGGGCGGCGATCCGTTGCAGCGGCTGGACCTGTTCTCACTGATTGATGAGGCAAGGGACCTTGGGATCTCCGTGTCGATTACTCCTGCTGCCAGCAAGAACCTGACGCTCGAGAAGCAGCGCGAGTTGAAAGAGCATGGCATCGACAGCCTGGGGTTGAGCCTGGATGGCTCGACGGCGGAGCGGCATGACGCGGTGCGCTGCGTGGAGGGCTGCTTTGAGCAGACGCTGCGCGCGCTGCGGGATGCGGCGACGGCGGGGTTTCCGGTGCAGGTCAACACGCTGGTTTCAGAGGAGACGGTGGATGATCTTCCGGCAGTGTATGAACTGCTGAAGCAGCATGAGGTGATGCGGTGGAGCCTCTTCTTTCTGATTGCGGTGGGGCGCGGGCGCACATTGCAGCCGATCTCCGCGCAGCATGGGGAGAACCTGATGCGCTGGATTTATGACATTTCACGGAAAGCTCCGTTTGCGATCAAGACGACCGAAGCGCCGTCGTACCGGCGCGTGGCGCTCGAAGAGATGCGAGCCAACGGGATGCATGCGGAGGAGGTTCATCGCACTCCGGTGGCTCGGGGCTTCGGCATTCGCGATGGGCACGGCATTGTGTTTGTGTCGAATCAGGGGGACATTTACCCGGCGGGCTTTTTGCCGCTGGCGGCGGGGAATGTGCGGCGGAATCAGCTTTCGTTTGTGTACCGGCATGCGCCGGTGTTTCGCGATCTGCATGCGCCGGAGCGGTTTCGCGGCAAGTGCGGGCGGTGCGAGTACCGGGGACTGTGCGGAGGGTCGCGGGCGCGGGCGTTTGCGTACACGGGCGATCCGCTGGCGAGCGATCCCTTCTGCCCCTACCAGCCGGCGCATGAGCCGGTGGCGCTGCTGCACGCCTAG